A genomic region of Trypanosoma brucei brucei TREU927 chromosome 3, complete sequence contains the following coding sequences:
- a CDS encoding protein kinase, putative, which produces MSGHWEGYGTPTMSEGSISPCIRSRSNSRGVLVRSNSPGCGELAIVPPQFELKLAMKQNDPFLYNSCQSSFGPLSVPTVCPTCHRPLAENQMDDAPPTVGERQLTPQYFRALAATVTRRPLSICDSPSLEAKFQQRLAEQGLKKYVPEDEIRGKMGVTEEEEDTWELPDEAHGATAVFSSALDENSRRGGGPETSPPRGDNTSGDWGYYKRYFREIQKLGSGTFGGVYLCQHVMEGVGLGYFALKKIPVGDNTSYLHKVLSEVRILEEVKQHPNMVEYKHSWVDTAQIADFGPPVRCLFILMEYATIGSLDSYLERHGSALPTIAVWYFFLSAVAGTAHLHRKNIIHRDLKPQNLLLTGRSEEVPRVLVSDFGTATLLSEVSYERTGGTGTVEYMAPELFECVPGTKESYIYSHTKATDVWSLGMILHYLAFDGTLPLRLSNGEVVLEVENRSHYARPPEMIQLMRLMLHRNPAKRPTCEELLESTVVRTIQRSFKKASLFTDILPTAATLPKRRRPSAVLTTPLLTPREGKDSQARQLRVNWVANNTAKGELEERKPTPCLDSEVGNEPLPLFLPKAEVPLMLQYETRGSHGETTEGAQGMQKPLMVECGVQTDYVKIVYE; this is translated from the coding sequence ATGAGTGGCCATTGGGAGGGGTATGGCACACCCACTATGAGTGAAGGTTCCATTAGCCCTTGTATCAGAAGCAGGAGCAACAGCAGAGGAGTTTTGGTTCGCAGTAACTCTCCGGGATGTGGTGAGCTTGCCATAGTTCCACCACAGTTTGAGCTTAAATTagcaatgaaacaaaatgatCCATTCCTTTATAATTCTTGTCAATCATCATTTGGTCCCTTGTCCGTGCCCACGGTTTGCCCAACATGTCATCGGCCTCTCGCTGAAAATCAGATGGATGATGCACCGCCAACGGTGGGGGAGAGACAACTAACTCCACAATACTTCCGTGCACTTGCTGCGACTGTTACTCGTCGGCCGCTTTCCATATGTGACAGTCCATCACTTGAAGCTAAATTCCAGCAACGGTTGGCTGAACAGGGTTTGAAGAAATATGTCCCGGAAGATGaaataagaggaaaaatGGGAGTtacagaagaagaagaagacaCGTGGGAACTACCCGATGAGGCACATGGAGCAACAGCGGTGTTTTCGTCGGCGTTAGATGAAAACAGCAGAAGGGGCGGCGGACCTGAAACGTCTCCTCCACGCGGTGATAATACCAGCGGTGACTGGGGGTATTATAAGCGTTACTTTagagaaatacaaaaactaGGAAGCGGAACCTTTGGTGGAGTGTATCTGTGTCAGCATGTTATGGAAGGCGTGGGGTTGGGGTACTTTGCTTTAAAGAAAATTCCCGTAGGAGACAATACCAGTTACTTGCACAAAGTACTCAGTGAGGTGCGTATTCTcgaggaagtgaaacaacaCCCAAACATGGTGGAGTATAAGCATAGCTGGGTAGATACCGCGCAAATAGCTGATTTTGGGCCACCCGTAAGATGCCTTTTTATTCTTATGGAATATGCCACTATAGGTTCCCTTGACTCGTACCTTGAGCGGCACGGATCGGCTCTGCCAACAATCGCCGTATGGTACTTCTTTTTGAGTGCCGTTGCGGGGACAGCGCATTTGCATCGAAAGAACATCATCCATCGGGACCTCAAGCCACAAAATTTACTGCTGACAGGTCGGTCGGAGGAGGTCCCACGTGTTCTTGTTAGCGACTTTGGCACTGCAACTTTACTTTCTGAGGTGTCATATGAACGCACGGGAGGAACGGGAACCGTAGAGTACATGGCACCAGAGTTATTTGAGTGTGTGCCGGGCACGAAAgagtcatatatatattcgcacacaaaagcaacagaTGTGTGGTCACTCGGAATGATATTACACTATCTTGCCTTCGACGGTACGCTGCCGCTGCGCTTGTCTAATGGTGAAGTTGTATTGGAAGTGGAGAACCGTTCCCACTACGCTCGCCCTCCAGAGATGATTCAACTAATGCGCCTCATGCTTCATCGTAACCCAGCGAAGCGACCCACATGTGAGGAATTGTTAGAATCGACTGTAGTGCGAACAATTCAGCGTAGTTTCAAGAAGGCAAGTCTTTTTACCGATATATTACCTACTGCAGCCACGCTTCCGAAACGTCGGCGACCATCCGCTGTTCTGACAACACCGCTGCTGACACCTCGTGAAGGGAAAGACTCGCAAGCCAGACAACTTCGAGTTAATTGGGTCGCAAATAACACCGCAAAGGGTGAACTAGAAGAGAGGAAGCCAACACCTTGTTTGGATAGCGAAGTTGGAAATGAGCCACTGCCATTATTTTTGCCTAAAGCGGAAGTCCCCCTAATGCTTCAATATGAAACTCGTGGGTCACATGGAGAGACAACAGAGGGGGCGCAAGGGATGCAGAAACCACTGATGGTAGAATGTGGTGTGCAAACTGACTACGTAAAGATTGTGTACGagtga
- a CDS encoding variant surface glycoprotein (VSG)-related, putative (VSG-related: pers. comm. Dave Barry (University of Glasgow, UK)): MRAINLCTVLLALVFPATVSGSEWLVNGNEFKTLCGMINLAEAALGKMKEAQEITKGAARIGAMYLEMSGDRDLNKTCEGAGKRNCALHKVFWNESKKELATRGNTTLLSVGGLSEREVVEIRKKVLSVAQIFQNITKNRRWVLKASDLEKGINRALYGVPYRPQEIKARSSDRRQVCEQQLSRSQKLKASVSLSRDLLCLCAPRMNLGWKAHLCCKECVRNQNEGMWETNKNATGRWHFLKKQCSSMEGPQEGFNKLVDNFRKATYGGEDECRGTAYTLGGGVGFSFWRYPIMAHSLAGHRVRYVVRGRNRDIKNIPWMRELLKVFNEMRDLKDYENDKRTLADAIEKLQKEFEESNRKIGNAKN, from the coding sequence ATGCGCGCTATAAATCTTTGCACTGTTTTGCTTGCGCTGGTATTCCCGGCAACTGTCTCGGGTTCGGAATGGCTGGTTAACGGGAATGAGTTTAAGACATTGTGTGGCATGATAAATTTGGCAGAAGCAGCACTTGGAAAGATGAAAGAAGCACAGGAAATCACTAAAGGGGCGGCTCGAATTGGAGCAATGTATTTGGAAATGAGTGGAGACAGGGATTTGAACAAAACTTGCGAAGGCgcggggaaaagaaactgtgCACTCCACAAAGTGTTTTGGAATGAATCGAAAAAAGAATTGGCAACTAGGGGAAATACAACCCTACTTTCGGTAGGAGGATTGTCCGAACGTGAAGTGGTGGAGATTAGAAAAAAGGTTCTTTCCGTTGCGCAGATATTCCAAAATATAACCAAAAATCGGAGATGGGTTTTGAAAGCAAGTGATCTCGAAAAAGGTATTAATCGCGCGCTGTATGGTGTTCCATATCGACCACAAGAAATTAAAGCACGCAGTTCCGACAGGAGACAGGTATGTGAGCAGCAACTCTCACGTTCACAAAAGCTTAAAGCGTCCGTATCATTGAGTAGggatttgttgtgtttgtgcgcgCCTCGTATGAATTTGGGATGGAAAGCCCATCTTTGCTGCAAAGAGTGTGTTAGGAATCAAAATGAAGGTATGTGGGAAACAAATAAGAATGCAACTGGAAGATGGCACTTCCTTAAAAAGCAGTGCTCAAGTATGGAAGGCCCACAAGAAGGGTTTAACAAACTGGTGGACAACTTTCGCAAGGCTACGTACGGCGGTGAAGATGAATGCAGAGGGACGGCATATACTTTGGGGGGTGGGGTTGGATTCAGCTTTTGGCGCTATCCGATCATGGCACACAGTCTCGCAGGTCACCGTGTGCGCTACGTGGTTAGGGGTAGGAACAGAGATATTAAGAATATACCGTGGATGAGGGAGTTGTTAAAAGTTTTCAACGAAATGAGGGATCTGAAAGACTACGAGAATGATAAGAGAACGCTCGCAGATGCCATTGAAAAGCTACAAAAAGAGTTTGAAGAGTCAAACAGGAAAATTGGCAATGCCAAAAATTAA
- a CDS encoding variant surface glycoprotein (VSG)-related, putative (VSG-related: pers. comm. Dave Barry (University of Glasgow, UK)), with the protein MRIYFSFIVVLLTGTVESSKAGKKGSQILNENEFKTLCGFVNLTFEIQKLASEGKPTLGGLKPESVNESVNTILYGNKGSTEIGFEGENDRKDYCGDRQNRAHKYAGKSLIKDILCLCKPHRRQGQNGAGAEDLCFSGNKWYKGGEVWSNKEQAKQHWEKIRLHCNQLPKREQHIQNQLYHLKEKVQAVLRTATEKKGRESDQNIRLGGHQATEVKQCSATTGKGNSVCLMYNITSGTLTNHSIPWLKHLEELAEKIPNDTRTNLGTSENDVETVPNGVGDAAPSTDRKINEGIRTNDDNNNNNDNDNINYKHNDGNNTEYNLEDPLMNESGTNTSAEPQTRPLWSVNGNPNPNPLKILLLLLLN; encoded by the coding sequence atgCGGATATATTTCTCATTTATTGTCGTATTGTTGACTGGGACAGTGGAAAGTTCAAAAGCAGGAAAGAAGGGTTCACAAATATTGAATGAAAACGAGTTTAAAACATTATGTGGATTTGTCAATCTGACGTTTGAAATACAGAAATTGGCGAGTGAAGGAAAGCCAACACTTGGAGGATTGAAACCTGAAAGTGTTAACGAGTCCGTGAATACCATTTTGTACGGCAACAAAGGCAGCACCGAAATTGGTTTCGAAGGCGAAAACGACAGGAAAGATTACTGCGGGGACAGGCAAAATCGAGCCCACAAATATGCGGGGAAAAGCTTAATAAAGGATATTTTGTGTCTATGTAAACCCCACAGAAGGCAGGGCCAAAACGGGGCTGGTGCAGAAGATCTGTGTTTTAGCGGTAACAAGTGGTACAAGGGCGGTGAGGTGTGGAGCAATAAAGAGCAAGCTAAGCAGCATTGGGAGAAAATAAGGTTGCATTGTAACCAACTTCCGAAACGGGAGCAACATATACAAAATCAATTATACCActtaaaggaaaaagttcAAGCAGTACTGAGAACAGcgacagaaaagaagggaagggaatcaGATCAAAACATACGACTCGGGGGTCATCAGGCAACAGAAGTGAAGCAATGCTCAGCAACCACTGGAAAGGGTAATTCGGTGTGTTTGATGTATAACATCACTTCCGGCACACTCACCAACCATAGCATCCCCTGGTTAAAGCATCTTGAAGAACTTGCCGAGAAAATACCGAATGATACACGAACCAATTTGGGCACGAGTGAAAACGACGTCGAAACCGTTCCAAATGGAGTTGGAGATGCCGCACCTTCAACGGACCGAAAGATTAACGAAGGCATTCGCactaatgatgataataacaataataatgataatgataatattaATTACAAGCACAATGATGGTAATAACACTGAATATAATCTAGAAGATCCACTAATGAATGAAAGCGGAACTAATACATCCGCAGAACCACAAACACGACCACTTTGGTCAGTAAATGggaaccctaaccctaaccctttaAAAATACTTCTTTTACTGCTcttaaattaa
- a CDS encoding CAAX prenyl protease 2, putative yields MSDVGICTLLCGGFVGTIFLWRKERTFALLCMKDIEKAWECGPEHLDRNDPSTFRRRLISFVGSTAVSWLVLEYLLFKEARDKTSVGPSAVIHFLFCQEGNVLRALHVTVSTALATLALFSGALLEKGIALFQQDADEIFLRDNVICPTGEEIFFRALLLQILLQRRSVTSSIVISSVLFAISHTHHIFPSVAWEYRYIMGNNELQPGKQLVCWRRAAKKLPGLYLCTFACGLLTGYCYVVVGKRNLPSTIVTHALCNFIGPPTFDFLQEKTWLKRLVYGGAYCGGIAGWYIITSTVARRST; encoded by the coding sequence ATGAGTGATGTCGGCATCTgcactcttctttgtggtggGTTTGTTGGGACCATCTTTTTATGGCGGAAGGAGCGGACTTTTGCCCTTCTCTGCATGAAAGATATCGAAAAGGCATGGGAGTGCGGGCCGGAACATTTGGACCGAAATGATCCCTCAACATTTCGAAGGCgacttatttcttttgttggatCCACTGCTGTTAGTTGGCTGGTGTTGGAGTATCTTCTCTTCAAGGAAGCACGCGATAAAACATCTGTTGGTCCCAGTGCTGTAATCCactttctgttttgtcaAGAGGGCAATGTGTTGCGAGCCCTTCACGTTACTGTATCCACCGCCTTGGCCACGCTCGCGCTCTTCAGTGGAGCCCTGTTAGAGAAGGGAATCGCTCTATTTCAACAGGACGCGGATGAAATTTTTCTTCGAGACAATGTGATTTGTCCAACAGGTGAAGAAATTTTTTTCCGCGCACTGCTTCTTCAAATATTACTTCAGCGACGGTCCGTGACGTCATCTATAGTCATATCGTCAGTACTGTTTGCTATATCACACACGCACCATATCTTTCCCTCTGTGGCTTGGGAATATCGTTATATAATGGGAAATAATGAGCTTCAACCCGGGAAACAACTAGTGTGCTGGAGACGTGCAGCAAAAAAACTTCCTGGTTTGTACCTCTGCACATTTGCCTGTGGTTTGCTCACCGGGTATTgctatgttgttgttggaaagAGGAACTTACCTTCCACTATAGTCACTCATGCACTCTGCAACTTTATTGGGCCTCCAACTTTTGACTTTCTCCAAGAGAAAACATGGCTTAAACGTTTGGTGTACGGCGGTGCCTATTGCGGGGGTATCGCCGGTTGGTACATCATTACTTCAACAGTTGCTAGAAGGTCAACATAA